A single window of Eisenibacter elegans DSM 3317 DNA harbors:
- a CDS encoding GNAT family N-acetyltransferase: MIIFDTSNTKADLQGILALQSQNLTNSLTPEDLTTQGFVTVHHTLEQLQKLNEEERHIVAKDNGKIVGYVLAMTQKSKADIPVLVPMFEVFDEIAWKGKMISSYNYMVVGQVCVDKGYRGQGIFDRCYEAYSERYRNQYDFAITEIATANTRSLQAHHRIGFRVVKTYTSPDKVEWAIVVWEW, from the coding sequence ATGATTATTTTCGATACTTCAAACACAAAGGCTGATTTGCAAGGTATTCTTGCGCTCCAAAGCCAAAATCTAACCAATAGCCTGACTCCGGAAGACCTCACAACACAGGGCTTTGTAACCGTACACCATACACTCGAACAGCTGCAAAAGCTCAATGAGGAGGAAAGGCATATTGTGGCAAAGGATAATGGCAAGATAGTAGGCTATGTGTTGGCGATGACACAAAAGTCGAAAGCCGATATCCCTGTATTGGTTCCTATGTTTGAGGTTTTTGATGAAATAGCGTGGAAGGGGAAAATGATTTCAAGCTACAACTATATGGTTGTTGGGCAGGTTTGTGTCGACAAGGGATATAGGGGGCAAGGTATTTTTGACCGCTGTTATGAAGCATATAGCGAGCGCTACCGAAATCAATATGATTTTGCTATCACAGAAATAGCCACAGCCAACACCCGCTCACTTCAAGCACACCATAGGATAGGCTTTCGGGTAGTTAAAACCTATACTTCGCCCGATAAGGTGGAATGGGCCATCGTCGTTTGGGAGTGGTAA